One genomic segment of Hemiscyllium ocellatum isolate sHemOce1 chromosome 49, sHemOce1.pat.X.cur, whole genome shotgun sequence includes these proteins:
- the LOC132837188 gene encoding histone H2B 1/2-like encodes MADEKKAQQASKKGAKKIIKKTPAKGGRKRKRTRKESYSIYIYKVMKQVHPDTGISSKAMSIMNSFVNDIFERIAGEASRLAHYNKRSTISSREIQTAVRLLLPGELAKHAVSEGTKAVTKYTSSK; translated from the coding sequence ATGGCTGATGAgaagaaagcacagcaagcctCCAAGAAGGGCGCGAAGAAAATCATCAAGAAGACGCCAGCGAAGGGTGGCAGAAAGAGGAAGCGGACCAGGAAAGAAAGTTACTCCATCTACATCTACAAAGTGATGAAGCAGGTTCACcccgacaccggcatctcctccAAGGCCATGAGCATCATGAACTCGTTCGTCAACGATATTTTCGAGCGCATCGCGGGGGAGGCTTCCCGCCTGGCCCATTACAACAAGCGCAGCACCATCAGCTCCCGGGAGATCCAGACCGCCGTGCGGCTGCTGCTGCCCGGGGAGCTGGCCAAGCACGCCGTGTCGGAGGGCACAAAGGCGGTGACCAAGTACACCAGCTCCAAGTGA